From Kineosporia succinea, the proteins below share one genomic window:
- a CDS encoding sugar ABC transporter ATP-binding protein, with protein METQPLLAVKGLKKSFNGVPALHGVDIDVRPGEVHGLLGANGSGKSTLIKILAGFHDGDGGTVTVHGTTVSSPFGPRGLRDQGLGFVHQDLGLAPAGTVLEHMALDAEGESKGWRRVGWKAERARVQDLLDRFQIDVDPDATIDMLTPVQRAMVAVIRAVGGQEATPHAERAGQILVLDEPTVFLPRQEVGLLFDVLHRLRDRGDAVLLVSHDLDEILEVTDRVTVFRNGSTAGTRSTTGATRDDLVQLILGARDEHVAKGRAVVRDDRPPLLAARGITGTRVRDLDLELYSGEVVGLTGLAGSGFEELPELLFGSKLPKQGTVEHGGETVKRPSPARSMDAGVVLIPSDRKNQGGAQELSVLENMSVPFLAKAQGGWKIPWKKLEHQSQETCDRLNVVPPNPQAMFGHLSGGNQQKALLGKWMDTSPTVMLLSEPTQGVDIGARREIFKLIRSAVAQGMAVLCATSDYEQLVEMADRVLVLDDGRVRAELLGDDITKDALASAVYAEEAAS; from the coding sequence ATGGAGACTCAGCCGCTCCTGGCGGTCAAGGGCCTGAAGAAGTCGTTCAACGGCGTTCCCGCCCTGCACGGTGTCGACATCGACGTCCGCCCGGGCGAGGTGCACGGCCTGCTCGGTGCGAACGGCAGCGGAAAGTCCACGCTGATCAAGATTCTCGCGGGGTTCCACGACGGTGACGGCGGTACGGTCACCGTGCACGGCACCACCGTCTCCAGCCCGTTCGGCCCCCGGGGCCTGCGTGACCAGGGTCTGGGCTTCGTGCACCAGGACCTGGGACTGGCCCCGGCCGGCACGGTGCTGGAGCACATGGCTCTCGACGCCGAGGGTGAGTCGAAGGGCTGGCGCCGGGTCGGCTGGAAGGCCGAGCGGGCCCGGGTGCAGGACCTGCTCGACCGGTTCCAGATCGACGTCGACCCGGACGCCACCATCGACATGCTCACCCCGGTGCAGCGGGCGATGGTCGCGGTGATCCGGGCGGTGGGTGGCCAGGAAGCCACACCGCACGCCGAAAGGGCCGGGCAGATCCTGGTTCTCGACGAGCCGACGGTGTTCCTGCCCCGGCAGGAGGTCGGCCTGCTGTTCGACGTGCTGCACCGGCTGCGTGACCGCGGCGACGCGGTGCTGCTGGTCAGTCACGACCTGGACGAGATCCTCGAGGTCACCGACCGGGTGACGGTCTTCCGCAACGGGAGCACGGCCGGCACCCGCTCCACCACCGGCGCCACCCGCGACGACCTGGTGCAGCTGATCCTCGGCGCCCGCGACGAGCACGTGGCCAAGGGCCGGGCGGTGGTCCGGGACGACCGGCCACCCCTGCTCGCGGCGCGCGGCATCACCGGCACCCGGGTGCGCGACCTCGACCTGGAGCTGTACTCCGGCGAGGTCGTGGGCCTGACCGGTCTCGCCGGTTCGGGTTTCGAGGAACTGCCGGAGCTGCTGTTCGGGTCGAAGCTGCCCAAGCAGGGCACCGTGGAGCACGGTGGCGAGACCGTCAAACGGCCGAGCCCGGCGAGAAGCATGGACGCCGGTGTCGTCCTCATCCCCAGCGACCGCAAGAACCAGGGCGGGGCCCAGGAACTCAGCGTGCTGGAGAACATGTCGGTGCCGTTCCTGGCCAAGGCCCAGGGCGGCTGGAAGATCCCCTGGAAGAAGCTCGAGCACCAGTCGCAGGAGACCTGCGACCGGCTGAACGTGGTGCCGCCCAACCCGCAGGCCATGTTCGGGCACCTGTCCGGCGGCAACCAGCAGAAGGCCCTGCTGGGCAAGTGGATGGACACCAGCCCCACGGTGATGCTGCTCAGCGAGCCGACCCAGGGCGTCGACATCGGCGCCCGGCGGGAGATCTTCAAGCTCATCCGCTCGGCGGTGGCCCAGGGCATGGCCGTGCTGTGCGCCACCTCCGACTACGAGCAGCTGGTCGAGATGGCCGACCGCGTCCTGGTTCTCGACGACGGCCGGGTACGGGCCGAGCTCCTGGGCGACGACATCACCAAGGACGCCCTGGCGTCCGCCGTCTACGCGGAAGAGGCAGCATCATGA
- a CDS encoding ABC transporter permease has product MSAIQKEAPPVATASRTSAKKPAEPERFALLGVWLVLIVAFCLIVPETFPTTGNLSNMLGSQVVLLILALALLIPLRAGDYDLSVASTLNLSTVVVAVLNVNQGWGIWPSVLVAILASLLVGVVNGFIITKFAIDPFIVTLGIGTVVQGLIYYLSNSSTISGVDRVLTDVVLTQPFLGIPIGFYYAIALCAVVWYVFDHTAFGQRLLFVGQSRDVARLNGVNVSGLRWTSMITSAGLAGVAGVVYAGTTASADPVSGQAFLLPAFAACFLGSTVLRIGRFNPVGTLIAVYFLVTGITGLQLMGAQQYVQQLFYGGALVIAVILSKLVRSRGERKRRAQIQPS; this is encoded by the coding sequence ATGAGCGCGATCCAGAAGGAGGCCCCGCCCGTGGCCACAGCCTCGCGAACCTCGGCCAAGAAACCCGCCGAGCCGGAACGTTTCGCCCTCCTCGGCGTCTGGCTCGTGCTGATCGTGGCGTTCTGCCTGATCGTGCCGGAGACCTTCCCGACCACCGGCAACCTGTCGAACATGCTGGGCTCGCAGGTGGTCCTGCTGATCCTGGCGCTGGCCCTGCTGATCCCGCTGCGGGCCGGCGACTACGACCTCTCGGTGGCCTCCACGCTCAACCTGTCCACGGTCGTCGTGGCGGTGCTGAACGTGAACCAGGGCTGGGGCATCTGGCCCTCGGTGCTCGTCGCGATCCTCGCCAGCCTGCTCGTGGGCGTCGTGAACGGGTTCATCATCACGAAGTTCGCGATCGACCCGTTCATCGTCACGCTGGGCATCGGGACCGTCGTCCAGGGCCTGATCTACTACCTGTCGAACTCCTCCACGATCAGTGGCGTCGACCGCGTCCTCACCGACGTCGTCCTCACGCAGCCGTTCCTCGGCATCCCGATCGGCTTCTACTACGCGATCGCCCTATGCGCGGTGGTCTGGTACGTGTTCGACCACACCGCTTTCGGCCAGCGGCTGCTCTTCGTCGGGCAGAGCCGTGACGTGGCCCGCCTCAACGGCGTCAACGTGTCCGGCCTGCGCTGGACCTCGATGATCACCTCGGCCGGTCTGGCCGGGGTCGCCGGTGTCGTCTACGCCGGCACCACGGCCAGCGCCGACCCGGTCTCGGGCCAGGCGTTCCTGCTCCCGGCGTTCGCGGCCTGCTTCCTCGGCTCGACCGTGCTGCGCATCGGCCGGTTCAACCCGGTCGGCACGTTGATCGCCGTCTACTTCCTGGTCACCGGTATCACCGGACTGCAGCTGATGGGCGCCCAGCAGTACGTGCAGCAGCTCTTCTACGGCGGCGCCCTCGTCATCGCCGTGATCCTGTCCAAGCTCGTCCGTAGTCGCGGTGAACGTAAGCGCCGCGCCCAGATCCAGCCTTCCTAA
- a CDS encoding NDMA-dependent alcohol dehydrogenase, giving the protein MRARGAVIHEVGKEWQVQDLELGEPNDTEVRVKVMASGLCHSDDHFVTGDIPVTLPMVGGHEGAGIVEAVGSKVTRVKPGDHVATLFIPACGHCRYCATGRSYICDNGAGMEHGKSLDGTYRFFDTDGNGIGGVTRLGTFSNYLVCNENQTVKLPEDIPFELACLASCGVATGFGAAVNGGPVRPGDVVLVAGLGGVGANAVQGAKIAGAAHIIVVDPSEYKVGRAADFGATAAFKSLDEARPLIAHLTNGQGVDVGIVTVGRVDGDIIGSVFEAVGKAGRLVLVSVGSYEKSLTISPQDLTNFAKSIQGVMYGNCNPVVDIPRLLGLYRDGRLKLEELVTRRYKLDEINQAVADMHAGKNIRGVVVHEH; this is encoded by the coding sequence ATGCGGGCACGCGGAGCCGTCATTCACGAGGTCGGCAAGGAGTGGCAGGTCCAGGACCTCGAACTGGGCGAGCCGAACGACACCGAGGTGCGGGTCAAGGTGATGGCCAGCGGGCTGTGCCACTCGGACGACCACTTCGTCACCGGTGACATCCCCGTCACCCTGCCGATGGTCGGTGGGCACGAGGGCGCGGGCATCGTCGAGGCCGTCGGCTCGAAGGTGACCCGGGTCAAGCCCGGCGACCACGTGGCCACCCTGTTCATCCCGGCCTGCGGGCACTGTCGCTACTGCGCCACCGGCCGCTCGTACATCTGCGACAACGGCGCGGGCATGGAGCACGGCAAGTCGCTCGACGGCACGTACCGGTTCTTCGACACCGACGGCAACGGCATCGGCGGCGTCACCCGGCTCGGAACCTTCTCGAACTATCTGGTGTGCAACGAGAATCAGACCGTCAAGCTGCCCGAGGACATCCCGTTCGAGCTGGCCTGCCTGGCCTCGTGCGGAGTCGCGACCGGCTTCGGCGCGGCGGTCAACGGTGGCCCGGTGCGGCCCGGTGACGTGGTGCTGGTGGCCGGTCTGGGCGGTGTCGGTGCGAACGCGGTGCAGGGCGCGAAGATCGCCGGGGCGGCGCACATCATCGTGGTCGACCCGAGCGAGTACAAGGTCGGGCGGGCCGCCGACTTCGGGGCCACGGCCGCCTTCAAGAGCCTGGACGAGGCCCGGCCGCTCATCGCCCACCTCACCAACGGCCAGGGCGTGGACGTCGGCATCGTCACCGTCGGCCGCGTGGACGGCGACATCATCGGCTCCGTCTTCGAGGCCGTGGGCAAGGCCGGCCGGCTGGTGCTGGTCTCGGTCGGCTCGTACGAGAAGTCGCTGACGATCAGCCCGCAGGACCTGACCAACTTCGCCAAGTCCATCCAGGGCGTCATGTACGGCAACTGCAACCCGGTCGTCGACATCCCCCGGCTGCTGGGCCTGTACCGCGACGGCCGGCTCAAGCTCGAGGAGCTGGTGACCCGCCGCTACAAGCTCGACGAGATCAACCAGGCCGTGGCCGACATGCACGCCGGGAAGAACATCCGCGGCGTCGTCGTGCACGAGCACTAG
- a CDS encoding aldehyde dehydrogenase family protein has translation MSNIEFTRLHIGGEWVDALDGAEFETVNPATGEVITKVSEAKAADVDRAVKAAREAFENGPWSRMKPKERAAALWRLGDLLVADAEEMGRIETLDQGKPYLAAKNGDVPTAAGLFHYMSGYATKIEGETIPISAPGDYHTYTRREALGVVGLIVPWNFPLVITAWKVAPALAAGNTVVLKPAEATPLSALRLAHLALEAGIPPGVLNVVTGFGSGAGAALSVHPDVDKVSFTGSTATGRRILEAAGGNLKRVTLELGGKSANIIFPDADLEAAIAGSSDAIFYNAGQACAAGSRLYIHEDVYDEVVAGLVAKAQAITVGDGFDESSEIGPVASKEHFERVSNYLRIGAEEGTIATGGNRIGEKGYFLEPTIITGTSEDARVVKEEIFGPVVVATKFTTEAEVVQLANDSRYGLAAGVWTSNVATAHRVANKLRAGTVWVNAYGVFDPSMPFGGMKESGWGREMGHEVLHDYTDVKTVCVSIAE, from the coding sequence ATGAGCAACATCGAGTTCACGCGCCTGCACATCGGCGGCGAATGGGTCGACGCCCTCGACGGCGCCGAGTTCGAGACGGTCAACCCGGCCACCGGCGAGGTCATCACCAAGGTCTCCGAGGCCAAGGCCGCCGACGTCGACCGGGCGGTCAAGGCCGCCCGCGAGGCGTTCGAGAACGGCCCCTGGTCGCGGATGAAGCCGAAGGAGCGGGCCGCCGCCCTCTGGCGCCTGGGTGACCTGCTGGTCGCCGACGCCGAGGAGATGGGCCGCATCGAGACCCTCGACCAGGGCAAGCCCTACCTGGCCGCCAAGAACGGCGACGTGCCCACCGCCGCGGGCCTTTTCCACTACATGTCCGGGTACGCCACCAAGATCGAGGGCGAGACCATCCCGATCTCGGCCCCCGGCGACTACCACACCTACACCCGCCGCGAGGCGCTCGGCGTGGTCGGCCTGATCGTGCCCTGGAACTTCCCGCTCGTCATCACCGCCTGGAAGGTCGCCCCGGCGCTGGCCGCGGGCAACACGGTGGTGCTGAAGCCGGCCGAGGCGACACCGCTGAGCGCCCTGCGCCTGGCCCATCTCGCTCTCGAAGCGGGCATCCCGCCGGGTGTTCTCAACGTCGTGACCGGTTTCGGCTCCGGCGCCGGTGCGGCCCTGAGCGTACACCCTGACGTGGACAAGGTCTCGTTCACCGGCTCCACCGCCACCGGGCGGCGCATCCTCGAGGCGGCCGGCGGCAACCTCAAGCGGGTCACGCTGGAGCTGGGCGGCAAGAGCGCCAACATCATCTTCCCGGACGCCGACCTGGAGGCCGCGATCGCCGGTTCCAGCGACGCGATCTTCTACAACGCCGGGCAGGCCTGCGCCGCCGGCTCGCGCCTGTACATCCACGAGGACGTCTACGACGAGGTCGTGGCCGGCCTGGTCGCCAAGGCCCAGGCCATCACGGTGGGTGACGGGTTCGACGAGTCCAGCGAGATCGGCCCGGTGGCGAGCAAGGAGCACTTCGAGCGGGTGAGCAACTACCTGCGCATCGGGGCCGAGGAGGGCACGATCGCGACCGGCGGCAACCGGATCGGCGAGAAGGGGTACTTCCTCGAGCCCACGATCATCACGGGCACGAGTGAGGACGCGCGGGTCGTCAAGGAGGAGATCTTCGGTCCGGTGGTGGTCGCCACCAAGTTCACGACCGAGGCCGAGGTCGTCCAGCTGGCCAACGATTCCCGCTACGGCCTGGCCGCGGGCGTCTGGACCAGCAACGTGGCGACCGCCCACCGGGTGGCGAACAAGCTGCGCGCGGGCACGGTGTGGGTCAACGCGTACGGCGTCTTCGACCCGAGCATGCCGTTCGGCGGCATGAAGGAGTCGGGCTGGGGCCGGGAGATGGGCCACGAGGTGCTGCACGACTACACCGACGTCAAGACGGTCTGCGTCAGCATCGCCGAGTAG
- a CDS encoding GntR family transcriptional regulator: MPDHFAGVVPIDRSNLTLADQVEARLREQIVQGHFSPGVRLNEGEIAQSLGTSRGPVREALRRLEHHGLVTVEPHRGAFVRRLDLAEVRELFEVRIALESEAADLAASRLDRTGTSLLLDLQHHAEHEVSQGQQTVVFDRHDLHEAIVRLAGNQRLAQAVTQINVELRLARSRSGADGPRTKHAAHEHRLLVEQLTAGDRAGAARAMREHLTASLQNTIQLLYRRDGTELA; the protein is encoded by the coding sequence GTGCCCGATCACTTCGCCGGGGTCGTGCCGATCGACCGCAGCAACCTCACCCTGGCCGACCAGGTGGAGGCCCGGCTGCGGGAACAGATCGTGCAGGGCCACTTCTCCCCCGGCGTCCGGCTCAACGAGGGTGAGATCGCCCAGTCGCTGGGCACCAGCCGGGGACCGGTGCGGGAGGCGCTGCGGCGCCTGGAGCACCACGGCCTGGTCACGGTCGAACCGCACCGCGGGGCGTTCGTGCGGCGGCTCGACCTGGCCGAGGTGCGCGAGCTGTTCGAGGTCCGGATCGCGCTCGAGAGCGAGGCCGCCGACCTGGCGGCCTCGCGCCTCGACCGCACCGGCACCAGCCTGCTGCTCGACCTGCAGCACCACGCCGAGCACGAGGTCAGCCAGGGCCAGCAGACGGTGGTGTTCGACCGGCACGACCTGCACGAGGCCATCGTGCGTCTGGCCGGCAACCAGCGGCTGGCCCAGGCCGTCACCCAGATCAACGTGGAGCTGCGGCTGGCCCGCTCGCGCTCCGGCGCCGACGGGCCCCGCACGAAGCACGCCGCGCACGAGCACCGACTGCTGGTCGAGCAGCTCACGGCCGGCGACCGGGCCGGGGCCGCCCGGGCCATGCGCGAGCACCTCACCGCCTCCCTGCAGAACACCATCCAGCTGCTCTACCGCCGTGACGGAACGGAACTCGCATGA
- a CDS encoding alkene reductase gives MTHTIFQPWRLGRAELANRVVMAPMTRNRADVRGVLPASAVTYYEQRAGAGLIISEATQPSAAGQGYPGTPGIHDDAQQEVWAQVADAVHARGGRIFCQLMHTGRISHESLLPPGVPVVAPSAVRADLEVETLDGAKVPAPMPKELTVEEIRQTIEDFAAAARRAVDAGMDGVELHGANGYLLHQFLSPGTNRRTDAYGGTPGNRARFVVELVQAVAERIGADRVGLRISPGGQFNDMADKDNDDTYLALVEALQAVRPAYLHTLRRRSSRLHEQVRDLWPTTYIMNTGYLGSSELDDLEPILAGGQADLVSVGRLFIANPDLLERWRHDHPRAAWDEDTFYTGGDRGYIDYPAIGTHKEN, from the coding sequence ATGACGCACACCATCTTCCAGCCCTGGCGGCTGGGCCGGGCCGAGCTCGCGAACCGGGTCGTGATGGCCCCGATGACCCGCAACCGGGCCGACGTGCGCGGGGTGCTCCCCGCGTCCGCCGTCACCTACTACGAACAGCGGGCCGGGGCCGGGCTGATCATCAGCGAGGCCACCCAGCCCAGCGCCGCGGGCCAGGGCTACCCGGGCACGCCGGGCATCCACGACGACGCCCAGCAGGAGGTCTGGGCCCAGGTCGCCGACGCCGTGCACGCCCGCGGCGGGCGGATCTTCTGCCAGCTCATGCACACCGGGCGGATCAGCCACGAGAGCCTGCTGCCGCCGGGCGTTCCCGTGGTCGCGCCCTCGGCGGTGCGGGCCGACCTGGAGGTCGAGACGCTCGACGGCGCCAAGGTGCCCGCCCCGATGCCGAAAGAGCTCACGGTCGAGGAGATCCGGCAGACCATCGAGGACTTCGCCGCAGCCGCCCGGCGCGCCGTCGACGCCGGGATGGACGGGGTGGAGCTCCACGGCGCCAACGGCTACCTGCTGCACCAGTTCCTCTCCCCCGGCACCAACCGGCGCACCGACGCCTACGGCGGAACACCTGGCAACCGGGCCCGTTTCGTGGTCGAGCTGGTGCAGGCCGTGGCCGAGCGGATCGGCGCCGACCGGGTGGGCCTGCGCATCTCCCCCGGCGGCCAGTTCAACGACATGGCCGACAAGGACAACGACGACACCTACCTGGCCCTCGTCGAGGCGCTCCAGGCCGTGAGACCCGCCTACCTGCACACCCTCCGGCGCCGGTCGTCGCGGCTGCACGAGCAGGTCCGCGACCTGTGGCCGACCACGTACATCATGAACACCGGGTACCTGGGGTCCAGCGAACTGGACGACCTGGAGCCCATTCTCGCGGGCGGGCAGGCCGACCTGGTCAGCGTCGGGCGGCTCTTCATCGCCAACCCCGACCTGCTCGAGCGCTGGCGCCACGACCACCCGCGCGCGGCCTGGGACGAGGACACGTTCTACACCGGCGGCGACCGGGGCTACATCGACTACCCGGCAATCGGCACGCACAAGGAGAACTGA
- a CDS encoding SDR family NAD(P)-dependent oxidoreductase → MTDTIPAPFAGRVVVVTGTASGIGAATADVFRRQGAAVVGWDISGTPEAGPLDLTDATAVKAAGARVLEQHGRVDALVNCAGVITPNLPAEEVDPADFQKCFSVNVVGTLNASQALYAALAASKGAIVNVASQAALVCLPQQSAYSASKGAVAALTRSLAVDWASAGVRVNAVCPGFTLTPMAVQQMTPELDAAVSRRVPLGRMFQPDEIGSVIAFLASTGASAVTGVVMAVDGGWTAGEPALPMGGEA, encoded by the coding sequence ATGACCGACACCATCCCCGCCCCCTTCGCCGGCCGCGTGGTCGTCGTCACCGGCACCGCGTCCGGGATCGGCGCCGCCACCGCCGACGTGTTCCGCCGTCAGGGCGCGGCCGTCGTCGGCTGGGACATCAGCGGCACCCCCGAGGCCGGCCCCCTCGACCTGACCGACGCCACGGCCGTGAAGGCGGCCGGTGCCCGGGTTCTCGAGCAGCACGGACGCGTGGACGCCCTGGTCAACTGCGCCGGGGTGATCACGCCGAACCTGCCCGCGGAAGAGGTCGACCCGGCCGATTTCCAGAAGTGCTTCAGCGTCAACGTGGTCGGCACGCTCAACGCCAGCCAGGCCCTGTACGCGGCGCTCGCCGCCTCGAAGGGCGCGATCGTCAACGTCGCCTCGCAGGCCGCGCTCGTCTGCCTGCCGCAGCAGTCGGCGTACTCGGCGTCGAAGGGGGCCGTCGCGGCCCTGACCCGCTCGCTGGCCGTCGACTGGGCCTCGGCCGGCGTCCGCGTGAACGCGGTCTGCCCGGGCTTCACGCTCACCCCGATGGCTGTTCAGCAGATGACGCCCGAGCTGGACGCCGCGGTGTCCCGGCGGGTTCCGCTCGGCCGGATGTTCCAGCCCGACGAGATCGGTTCCGTCATCGCGTTCCTCGCCTCCACCGGCGCCTCGGCCGTGACCGGCGTGGTCATGGCCGTCGACGGCGGCTGGACGGCCGGCGAGCCCGCGCTGCCGATGGGCGGCGAGGCATGA
- a CDS encoding SDR family NAD(P)-dependent oxidoreductase, which translates to MSVAYVTGASSGIGRGAAVRLAEDGYRVVLLGRSQERLADAAAECGPDAYYAAFDATSAEAVDRELPSLLEQYGAPDVVVHAAGQTVVGALDQLTPQQWHQQMDVNLTSIYLLNRHLWPAQVAAGGGSVVLIASTASFAAFPQDAAYVASKGAVLALTKAMALDGAPAGIRVNAVCPGFILTPNLQGYFDAQDDPAAASGGAAAAAPLGRMGTPADVAGAIAFLASPASSFVTGTSLLVDGGLMARVPG; encoded by the coding sequence ATGAGCGTCGCCTACGTGACCGGGGCCAGCTCGGGGATCGGCCGGGGGGCCGCCGTGCGCCTGGCCGAGGACGGGTACCGCGTGGTGCTGCTCGGCCGTTCCCAGGAGCGGCTGGCCGACGCCGCCGCCGAGTGCGGGCCGGACGCCTACTACGCCGCGTTCGACGCCACCTCGGCCGAGGCCGTCGATCGCGAACTGCCCTCTCTGCTGGAGCAGTACGGCGCTCCCGACGTGGTGGTGCACGCCGCCGGGCAGACCGTGGTCGGGGCCCTCGACCAGCTGACGCCCCAGCAGTGGCACCAGCAGATGGACGTCAACCTGACGAGCATCTACCTGCTCAACCGGCACCTGTGGCCGGCCCAGGTCGCGGCGGGTGGCGGTTCGGTCGTGCTCATCGCCTCCACCGCCTCGTTCGCCGCCTTCCCCCAGGACGCGGCCTACGTGGCCTCGAAGGGGGCCGTGCTCGCCCTGACCAAGGCGATGGCCCTGGACGGGGCGCCGGCCGGGATCCGGGTCAACGCGGTGTGTCCCGGATTCATCCTGACGCCCAACCTGCAGGGCTATTTCGATGCGCAGGACGATCCGGCGGCGGCCTCGGGCGGGGCGGCGGCCGCCGCTCCCCTGGGCCGGATGGGCACGCCGGCCGACGTCGCCGGGGCCATCGCGTTCCTCGCCTCACCGGCGTCGTCGTTCGTGACCGGCACCTCGCTGCTCGTCGACGGCGGCCTGATGGCCCGCGTCCCCGGCTGA
- a CDS encoding FAD-dependent oxidoreductase → MSERDVDVVVVGAGGGGLVAALAAADRGASVVVLEKLNEAGGNTGLSTGSIPGGGSKQQKAAGVDDDPERMFTDLMRQSGPHEAEHLTRRLAQTSGALVDWLVEKHGVELRLIMDYKHVGHSVNRLHAPASRRGGDLVRDLLAACERAGVDVVLGNPVGGLIVEDGVVQGVRVAGDRVDPYELRAGAVVLAANGFAANRDLVTRWAPELAALEYFGAHGSTGEAIEWGLEVGGRLRNATAFQGYAAVAYPHGSILSWTTVEKGGVLVDSTGSRMGDEIVGYSGFTTEVTAGQQPIWALYDTRIRDITLREDEFRDLVEMGGAKECADLAEVAAVTGAPLEALTATVTQYAGAARGEHPDSFGRTDLALLEAPYVVSRVTPGLFHTQGGLDVDADGRVLRADGSAVEGLFAVGGVAAGVSGISGGRGYSSGNGLLTAVGLGELAGAAAASRVL, encoded by the coding sequence ATGAGTGAACGCGATGTGGACGTGGTGGTCGTCGGCGCGGGCGGCGGCGGGCTCGTCGCCGCCCTGGCCGCCGCCGACCGGGGCGCCTCGGTGGTGGTGCTGGAGAAGCTGAACGAGGCGGGCGGCAACACCGGCCTGTCCACCGGGTCGATCCCGGGCGGCGGCTCGAAGCAGCAGAAGGCCGCCGGGGTGGACGACGACCCGGAGCGGATGTTCACCGACCTGATGCGCCAGAGCGGCCCGCACGAGGCCGAGCACCTGACCCGCCGGCTGGCGCAGACCTCGGGGGCGCTGGTGGACTGGCTGGTCGAGAAGCACGGCGTCGAGCTCAGACTCATCATGGACTACAAGCACGTCGGGCACTCGGTGAACCGGCTGCACGCCCCGGCCTCGCGACGCGGTGGCGATCTCGTGCGTGACCTGCTGGCCGCCTGCGAACGGGCCGGGGTGGACGTCGTCCTCGGCAATCCGGTCGGTGGGCTGATCGTCGAGGACGGGGTGGTGCAGGGTGTGCGGGTCGCGGGCGACCGCGTCGATCCCTACGAGTTGCGCGCGGGGGCAGTGGTTCTCGCGGCCAACGGTTTCGCGGCCAACCGGGACCTGGTGACGAGGTGGGCACCGGAACTGGCCGCGCTGGAGTACTTCGGGGCGCACGGCTCGACCGGTGAGGCCATCGAGTGGGGTCTCGAGGTGGGCGGGCGGCTGCGCAACGCCACGGCATTCCAGGGCTACGCGGCCGTGGCCTATCCGCACGGCAGCATCCTGTCCTGGACCACGGTCGAGAAGGGCGGCGTGCTGGTCGATTCCACCGGCTCCCGGATGGGTGACGAGATCGTCGGGTACTCCGGTTTCACCACCGAGGTGACGGCCGGGCAGCAGCCGATCTGGGCGCTGTACGACACCCGGATCCGCGACATCACGCTGCGGGAGGACGAGTTCCGCGACCTGGTCGAGATGGGGGGCGCCAAGGAGTGCGCCGATCTGGCCGAGGTCGCGGCGGTCACGGGCGCTCCCCTGGAGGCACTGACGGCGACCGTGACCCAGTACGCCGGAGCGGCCCGCGGAGAACATCCGGACTCCTTCGGGCGCACCGACCTGGCGCTGCTCGAGGCCCCCTACGTGGTCTCGCGGGTCACACCCGGCCTGTTCCACACGCAGGGCGGGCTCGACGTGGACGCCGACGGCCGGGTGCTGCGTGCCGACGGTTCCGCGGTCGAGGGACTGTTCGCGGTCGGCGGGGTCGCGGCGGGGGTGAGCGGCATCTCCGGTGGTCGCGGGTACTCGTCGGGCAACGGGCTGCTGACCGCGGTGGGTCTCGGCGAGCTGGCCGGGGCGGCAGCGGCTTCCAGGGTTCTCTGA